In Caproiciproducens sp. NJN-50, the following are encoded in one genomic region:
- a CDS encoding D-alanyl-D-alanine carboxypeptidase family protein, giving the protein MKKRLAFLFSVLTACCILISSVPARAANFSIGFEPSCAAVELVNLDTGTVVYQKNPDEKREPASLTKIMTYIIVSEQVKDLQGTQVTISKDVVDRLLGTGSSMSNIRTGDVLTVYQLLNCMMVPSGNDAAMVLADYVGGGSVDKFVEMMNEKAKALGCTGTNFTNPHGLHDDNHYTTAADLVKITRCAMSLPYFMQVCSQTRYSYKPVGGPNAGKQMPTLSTTNLLIDKNALGGEYYYLYAKGIKTGHTDEAGYCLISTASADGYSYLCVALGAPSVDANGKAVKTRGEMVDSANLYRWALKNLELKKVVGTDQTLGEVKLNYAWQKDSLLLTAEKSYSAILPKDVSQSSVIINKTIPDHVDAPIKKGQVIGKATLKYADQTLATINLVASESVERSELLHMTDVIKSIFTSGWFLAIAALIILLVVIYIVLTLVYNRKKKNMRKVKKYRKM; this is encoded by the coding sequence ATGAAAAAAAGGCTAGCGTTCCTGTTTTCCGTCCTGACGGCCTGCTGCATCCTGATCTCTTCCGTCCCCGCACGGGCCGCCAACTTCTCTATCGGTTTCGAGCCTTCCTGCGCGGCGGTCGAGCTGGTCAACCTGGACACCGGAACCGTTGTTTACCAGAAAAATCCGGACGAAAAAAGGGAACCGGCTTCCCTGACCAAAATCATGACCTACATCATCGTCAGCGAACAGGTCAAAGACCTGCAGGGAACCCAGGTGACGATCTCCAAGGATGTGGTCGACCGCCTTCTCGGGACGGGCAGTTCCATGTCGAACATCCGGACGGGCGACGTGTTGACGGTCTATCAGCTCCTGAACTGCATGATGGTTCCGTCCGGGAACGACGCGGCGATGGTTCTGGCCGACTACGTCGGGGGCGGAAGCGTGGACAAATTCGTCGAGATGATGAACGAAAAGGCGAAGGCGCTGGGCTGTACGGGAACGAACTTCACAAACCCGCACGGACTGCACGACGACAATCACTACACCACCGCCGCGGACCTGGTGAAAATCACGCGGTGCGCGATGAGCCTGCCCTATTTCATGCAGGTCTGCTCCCAGACGCGGTACTCCTACAAACCCGTCGGAGGGCCGAATGCGGGAAAACAGATGCCGACGCTCTCCACGACAAACCTGCTGATTGACAAAAATGCGCTCGGGGGAGAATATTATTACCTGTATGCCAAAGGCATTAAAACCGGCCACACGGACGAAGCGGGCTATTGCCTGATTTCCACCGCGTCCGCGGACGGGTACAGCTATCTGTGCGTGGCGCTCGGCGCCCCCTCGGTGGACGCAAACGGCAAAGCGGTCAAAACGCGCGGCGAAATGGTGGACAGCGCAAACCTTTACCGCTGGGCGCTAAAGAATCTGGAACTGAAAAAAGTAGTCGGCACCGACCAGACCCTGGGAGAGGTCAAACTGAACTACGCCTGGCAAAAGGACAGCCTGCTGCTCACCGCAGAGAAAAGCTATTCCGCGATTCTGCCAAAGGACGTCTCTCAGAGCAGCGTCATCATCAACAAGACCATTCCGGACCATGTGGACGCGCCGATTAAAAAGGGACAGGTGATCGGCAAAGCGACGCTGAAGTACGCCGACCAGACGCTGGCGACCATCAATCTCGTCGCCTCCGAGTCCGTCGAGCGCAGCGAGCTGCTGCATATGACCGACGTGATCAAGTCGATTTTCACTTCAGGCTGGTTTCTGGCAATCGCCGCGCTGATTATTCTTCTCGTTGTGATTTATATTGTCCTCACGCTGGTCTATAACCGAAAGAAAAAGAACATGCGCAAAGTGAAAAAATATAGAAAAATGTAA
- the rplJ gene encoding 50S ribosomal protein L10, whose protein sequence is MPSEKILEEKKKAVAQLSDSLKAARTGVIVSYKGITVEADTKLRKELRESGCQYKVVKNTLLRLALKDAGIAGLDDVLEGTTALAVDPDDYVAPAKILAGYASADKSETFQIKAGFIDGKAATADEIKTLASLPPKEQLVAQALSGLNAPITGFVTVLSGTIKGLVVALNAIAEKQQASA, encoded by the coding sequence TTGCCAAGTGAAAAGATTCTTGAAGAAAAGAAGAAGGCTGTGGCTCAGCTTTCCGACAGCCTGAAAGCGGCCCGGACGGGCGTGATCGTCAGCTATAAAGGAATCACGGTGGAGGCCGATACGAAGCTCCGCAAGGAACTGCGCGAATCCGGCTGCCAGTACAAGGTTGTGAAAAACACCCTTTTGCGTCTGGCGCTGAAGGACGCGGGAATAGCGGGGCTCGACGATGTCCTGGAGGGGACGACCGCTCTGGCCGTCGATCCGGACGATTATGTCGCTCCTGCCAAGATTCTTGCGGGATATGCCAGTGCCGATAAAAGCGAAACCTTTCAGATCAAGGCGGGCTTTATTGACGGAAAAGCCGCAACCGCGGACGAGATCAAGACTCTTGCGTCCCTGCCCCCGAAGGAGCAGCTGGTCGCACAGGCTCTCAGCGGCCTGAACGCGCCGATTACCGGTTTTGTCACCGTTCTCAGCGGAACGATCAAGGGATTGGTGGTTGCCCTGAACGCAATTGCCGAAAAACAGCAGGCATCCGCTTGA
- a CDS encoding sensor histidine kinase codes for MRSETQGRGNPAPEDHTKPSIVFRLNTVFFFELLGIFLVLDLLFGASLLIAAAGHAERAAGLAVYAVEQEGLRDSDGPVIFSEGGVTLEKSGAAPEGLRVPALAGRLFFDESLSGERYFAVPRTSPLFRKLDGLVYRLYQSTGDVVSVDLSKEIGLGETILIIFLAAELMMLLFGVRKRSRRIRKTLRPIAELAETARRLNQSRPFTPEEIEALAGKINGINASRLDTRIAVSGTQEELRNLAAAINSMLDRINESYRAQVRFVSDASHELRTPIAVIQGYVSLLDRWGKHDEKALQESIEAIKSETDNMKQLVEQLLFLARGDNNTMILQKERFDVSALAQQVYRETKMIDGGHGYFLRAEPALIDADEALIKQAMRILVDNAVKYTPAGGTIRISAVSSGEEVRVTVQDDGIGIPAEALPRVFDRFFRTDASRARATGGAGLGLSIARWIAERHGGHMEVLSREAIGSRISLVLPAAKEERTEGKEEKEPEAGVRK; via the coding sequence ATGAGGAGTGAAACGCAGGGTCGCGGAAACCCCGCGCCGGAGGATCACACAAAGCCCTCGATCGTCTTCCGGCTGAACACCGTCTTTTTCTTTGAGCTCCTCGGGATTTTTCTGGTTTTGGACCTTCTGTTCGGCGCATCGCTGCTGATTGCTGCGGCCGGTCATGCGGAGCGTGCCGCCGGCCTTGCCGTTTACGCCGTGGAACAGGAGGGACTTCGGGATTCGGACGGACCGGTGATTTTTTCAGAAGGCGGGGTGACGTTGGAGAAAAGCGGAGCTGCTCCGGAGGGCCTTCGTGTCCCTGCGCTGGCCGGCAGATTATTTTTTGATGAATCCCTCTCAGGGGAAAGGTATTTTGCGGTTCCCAGAACTTCTCCTCTTTTCAGAAAACTCGATGGATTGGTTTACCGGTTGTATCAAAGCACGGGCGACGTCGTTTCCGTAGACCTGAGCAAAGAAATCGGGCTCGGCGAGACCATCCTGATCATTTTTCTGGCCGCGGAGCTGATGATGCTCCTTTTCGGCGTGAGGAAACGGTCGCGCAGGATCCGGAAGACACTGAGGCCGATTGCGGAACTTGCCGAGACGGCGCGCAGGCTGAACCAGTCGAGGCCGTTTACGCCGGAGGAAATCGAGGCCCTTGCCGGAAAGATCAATGGGATCAACGCGTCCCGTCTGGATACGAGAATCGCGGTCAGCGGCACGCAGGAGGAACTCAGGAATCTTGCCGCCGCGATCAATTCGATGCTCGACCGGATCAACGAGTCCTACCGCGCTCAGGTCCGCTTTGTGTCGGATGCCTCCCATGAGCTGCGCACCCCGATCGCCGTCATCCAGGGCTATGTCAGCCTGCTGGACCGCTGGGGGAAACATGACGAAAAGGCTCTCCAGGAGTCGATTGAGGCCATTAAGAGCGAAACGGATAATATGAAGCAGCTGGTGGAGCAGCTGCTGTTTCTGGCCCGTGGGGACAACAACACCATGATCCTGCAGAAAGAGCGGTTCGACGTTTCGGCTCTTGCCCAGCAGGTCTACCGCGAGACCAAAATGATCGACGGGGGGCACGGCTATTTTTTGAGGGCGGAACCGGCCCTGATCGACGCGGACGAGGCGCTGATCAAGCAGGCCATGCGGATCCTGGTGGACAACGCGGTAAAATATACGCCCGCGGGCGGGACCATCCGGATCTCAGCGGTCAGCAGCGGGGAAGAGGTTCGGGTGACCGTTCAGGACGACGGGATCGGCATTCCCGCCGAAGCGCTCCCCAGAGTTTTCGACCGCTTTTTCCGCACCGACGCTTCCCGTGCCCGCGCGACGGGCGGGGCGGGCCTTGGCCTTTCCATCGCAAGGTGGATTGCCGAACGCCACGGGGGGCATATGGAGGTGCTGAGCCGCGAGGCGATCGGGAGCAGAATTTCCCTTGTGCTGCCTGCGGCGAAAGAGGAAAGAACAGAGGGGAAAGAAGAAAAGGAGCCGGAGGCCGGGGTGCGAAAATGA
- a CDS encoding DUF4367 domain-containing protein produces the protein MKNIYDLLNDVQEKSEDTGNPVLNRSERAKMKREFRRAAGLNKKSTVRWTTAAACLVCLVGFSQTAFAKTAIDGILQTISLGHNTVLVEDPNAAPSKPEVYDKDGNPITSMPGGKDIDIYDKNGKKLGTIANGDHSDNRVTEKELSKAVAQLTFQPLLPASMPSGYAFDCAKLYPDDNGKIDGDYADFYFTNGDKKIFVQERRNTSEAATETGGTDVKVLNINGHKAALIDGDTLEWETDKVSVYIAAQKNLSEQELISFAKSFQVSK, from the coding sequence ATGAAAAACATCTACGACTTGCTAAACGATGTTCAGGAAAAATCTGAGGACACCGGGAATCCGGTCTTAAACCGTTCGGAACGCGCAAAAATGAAGCGCGAATTCCGGCGCGCCGCCGGCCTGAACAAAAAATCCACCGTCCGCTGGACGACCGCGGCGGCCTGCCTGGTCTGCCTGGTCGGCTTCTCCCAAACGGCGTTCGCAAAAACGGCGATCGACGGAATCCTTCAGACCATCAGTCTGGGGCACAACACCGTTCTGGTGGAGGACCCGAACGCAGCGCCCTCAAAGCCGGAGGTTTACGATAAGGACGGAAATCCGATCACCAGCATGCCGGGAGGCAAAGACATTGACATCTACGACAAGAATGGCAAGAAACTCGGCACCATCGCGAACGGAGACCATTCGGACAATCGCGTCACTGAAAAGGAATTGAGCAAGGCCGTTGCTCAGCTTACCTTCCAGCCCCTGCTTCCCGCATCGATGCCTTCCGGCTATGCGTTCGACTGCGCAAAGCTCTATCCGGACGACAATGGAAAAATAGACGGAGATTATGCCGACTTCTATTTTACCAACGGCGATAAGAAAATTTTTGTCCAGGAAAGACGGAACACATCGGAAGCCGCGACGGAAACCGGCGGTACCGATGTGAAAGTGCTGAATATCAATGGGCATAAAGCCGCGCTGATCGACGGCGACACGCTCGAGTGGGAAACAGACAAAGTAAGCGTTTATATCGCGGCCCAAAAGAACCTTTCCGAACAGGAGCTGATCTCGTTCGCGAAGTCCTTTCAGGTGTCAAAGTAA
- a CDS encoding sigma-70 family RNA polymerase sigma factor, with product MFDAKKIDGNNFIGRLKARDERALDYVIDSYGGMIRSIVRRRLSSLPDQWEECEDDILLAVWNEIEHFDSTKSSFSGWLSAVCRYKAIDRLRRSSRFQSELPLPSEGEEEALCTAENESACEAREAVRDLLRDLPEEDRKLFWDCYVREKPAEQLARERNIRVSALYNRLSRGRKKLRQCREVKP from the coding sequence ATGTTTGATGCTAAAAAGATAGACGGCAATAATTTTATCGGGCGGCTGAAAGCGCGGGACGAACGGGCGCTGGATTATGTGATCGATTCCTACGGGGGAATGATCCGGTCCATCGTGCGCCGGCGCCTTTCCTCGCTTCCGGACCAATGGGAGGAATGCGAGGACGACATCCTTCTCGCTGTCTGGAACGAAATTGAGCATTTTGACAGTACGAAAAGCAGCTTTTCAGGCTGGCTGTCGGCGGTCTGCCGGTACAAGGCCATCGACCGTCTGCGCCGGTCTTCCCGGTTTCAAAGCGAGCTTCCGCTCCCCTCGGAGGGCGAGGAAGAAGCCCTCTGCACTGCGGAAAACGAATCCGCATGCGAAGCCAGGGAAGCGGTCCGGGATTTGCTTCGGGACCTGCCGGAAGAAGACCGCAAGCTGTTCTGGGACTGCTACGTCCGCGAAAAGCCGGCCGAACAGCTCGCGCGGGAACGGAATATCAGGGTATCGGCGCTGTACAACCGCCTTTCCCGCGGAAGAAAAAAACTGAGACAATGCAGGGAGGTTAAGCCATGA
- the rplA gene encoding 50S ribosomal protein L1: MKHGKKYNNSAKLIDRSSLYETAEALDLCVKTGTAKFDESVEVHVKLGVDSRHADQQVRGAIVLPNGTGKTVRVLALCKGDAAKEAEAAGADYVGAEEYVQKIQSENWMDFDVLVTTPDMMGQVGRLGKILGPRGLMPNPKAGTVTREIGKAINEAKAGKIEYRLDKSNIIHCVIGKVSFGGDKLRENFDALLGAIVKAKPAAAKGQYIRSCVVASTMGPGVKINPNKFGA; this comes from the coding sequence ATGAAACACGGAAAAAAATACAACAACAGCGCAAAGCTGATTGACCGTTCCAGCCTTTACGAAACCGCCGAGGCTCTTGATCTTTGCGTCAAGACCGGCACGGCGAAATTCGATGAAAGCGTCGAAGTCCACGTCAAGCTCGGCGTGGACAGCCGCCATGCGGACCAGCAGGTCCGCGGCGCCATCGTCCTTCCGAACGGAACAGGCAAGACCGTCCGCGTTCTCGCGCTGTGCAAAGGCGACGCGGCGAAGGAGGCCGAAGCGGCCGGGGCCGATTACGTCGGCGCGGAGGAATATGTTCAGAAAATCCAGAGTGAGAACTGGATGGATTTCGACGTTCTGGTCACTACGCCCGATATGATGGGTCAGGTCGGCCGCCTTGGTAAAATTCTCGGCCCGCGCGGCCTGATGCCGAACCCGAAGGCAGGCACCGTGACGCGCGAAATCGGCAAGGCCATCAATGAGGCCAAAGCCGGCAAGATCGAGTACCGCCTCGACAAATCCAATATTATTCACTGTGTCATCGGCAAGGTTTCGTTCGGCGGGGATAAGCTGCGCGAAAACTTCGATGCTCTGCTCGGCGCGATCGTCAAGGCAAAGCCGGCCGCGGCAAAAGGGCAGTATATCAGGTCCTGCGTTGTCGCGTCCACGATGGGACCCGGCGTCAAGATTAACCCGAACAAATTCGGCGCTTAA
- the rplK gene encoding 50S ribosomal protein L11 gives MAQKVTGFIKLQIPAGKATPAPPVGPALGQHGVNIMAFTKEFNERTKGEAGMIIPVIITVYADRSFTFITKTPPAAVLIKKACGIEKASGQPNKTKVAKITREQIRKIAETKMPDLNAASIETAMSMVAGTARSMGVEVAD, from the coding sequence ATGGCTCAGAAGGTTACGGGCTTTATCAAGCTCCAGATACCTGCCGGCAAAGCTACGCCGGCGCCGCCGGTGGGACCCGCGCTCGGTCAGCACGGCGTCAACATCATGGCGTTTACGAAGGAATTCAACGAGCGTACCAAAGGCGAGGCGGGAATGATTATTCCCGTGATTATCACGGTGTACGCCGACCGCTCGTTTACGTTTATCACTAAAACGCCGCCGGCCGCGGTCCTGATCAAAAAGGCATGCGGAATTGAAAAGGCTTCCGGTCAGCCGAACAAAACCAAGGTGGCGAAAATTACCCGTGAACAGATCCGCAAGATCGCTGAAACCAAAATGCCCGACCTGAACGCGGCTTCCATTGAAACGGCCATGAGCATGGTCGCCGGAACCGCGCGCAGCATGGGCGTGGAAGTCGCGGACTGA
- a CDS encoding response regulator transcription factor — MGRKILIVEDEQKIARFIEMELNYEGYATEKAADGQTGLELARTGAFDLILLDLMLPGMSGMEVLRRIRRSSDVPVIVLTARDSTMDKVSGLDGGADDYMTKPFATEELLARIRNALRKSAPAESEQLSAFGVVLDPARRTVSVNGHPVSLTKREFDLLCYLMKNKGMVLSREVLLENVWGYEFEGETNAVDVFVRFLRSKIDDVYGIKLITTVRGVGYVIKDEE, encoded by the coding sequence TTGGGCAGAAAGATTCTGATTGTCGAGGATGAACAGAAAATTGCGCGCTTTATTGAAATGGAGCTGAACTACGAGGGATACGCGACGGAGAAAGCGGCCGACGGACAAACGGGGCTTGAACTTGCCCGCACGGGCGCATTCGACCTGATCCTGCTGGACCTGATGCTTCCCGGAATGAGCGGCATGGAAGTCCTGAGGCGGATCCGACGATCTTCCGATGTTCCGGTCATCGTTCTGACGGCGCGGGACAGCACGATGGACAAGGTCTCCGGTCTCGACGGAGGCGCGGACGACTATATGACAAAGCCGTTTGCGACCGAGGAACTCCTCGCCCGCATCCGAAACGCCCTGAGAAAAAGCGCGCCGGCGGAAAGCGAACAGCTTTCCGCCTTCGGCGTTGTGTTGGACCCGGCCCGGCGGACGGTGTCCGTGAATGGGCACCCTGTGTCACTGACGAAACGGGAATTCGATTTGCTTTGCTATCTGATGAAAAATAAGGGAATGGTTCTGTCGCGGGAAGTTCTGCTTGAGAATGTCTGGGGTTATGAATTCGAAGGGGAGACCAACGCCGTGGATGTTTTTGTCCGTTTTCTTCGTTCGAAAATCGACGATGTATACGGAATCAAACTGATCACCACGGTCCGCGGCGTCGGCTATGTGATCAAAGATGAGGAGTGA
- a CDS encoding DUF4342 domain-containing protein — protein sequence MVTLEQVEKLKERANVSYDEAKAALEATGGDLLEALIYLEKQGKTKAPEGNGFYSSKGETPQYGKEYTYREEKAAQRGESFSGLLKRFGKFCLRLLQKGNRNTFEVLKGSECKASIPVTVLVLLLLFAFWVTLPLMIVGLFFGLRYRFQGPDLGKDSVNKAMDTVADATDDVKKSFCDDKK from the coding sequence ATGGTTACATTGGAACAGGTTGAAAAATTGAAGGAACGCGCAAATGTAAGTTACGATGAGGCGAAAGCGGCGCTGGAGGCGACGGGCGGCGATCTTTTGGAAGCCCTGATCTATCTGGAAAAACAGGGCAAAACGAAAGCGCCGGAAGGCAACGGCTTTTACAGCAGTAAGGGCGAGACTCCGCAGTATGGCAAAGAATATACGTACAGGGAGGAAAAGGCGGCGCAGCGGGGAGAGAGCTTCTCTGGGCTTCTAAAACGGTTCGGAAAATTCTGCCTGCGTCTGCTTCAGAAAGGAAACAGAAATACGTTCGAGGTGCTGAAGGGGAGCGAATGCAAGGCTTCCATTCCGGTGACGGTGCTGGTGCTTCTCCTGCTCTTCGCTTTCTGGGTGACTCTTCCGCTGATGATCGTCGGCCTATTCTTTGGGCTGCGCTATCGCTTTCAGGGGCCGGACCTCGGGAAGGACTCGGTGAACAAAGCGATGGATACGGTGGCGGATGCCACGGATGATGTGAAGAAATCCTTTTGTGACGACAAAAAATGA
- the rplL gene encoding 50S ribosomal protein L7/L12 — translation MSDKVAKLIEDVKALTVLELSELVKALEEEFGVSAAAPVAVAAAPAAAAAPAEEKTEFDVILKAIGQQKIQVIKAVREITGLGLKEAKDLVDGAPKPVKEGVSKDDAAAMEEKLKAAGAEVEIK, via the coding sequence ATGTCTGATAAAGTTGCAAAGCTCATTGAAGATGTAAAAGCTCTTACGGTTCTTGAGCTCTCCGAGCTCGTCAAAGCTCTTGAAGAGGAATTCGGCGTATCCGCCGCCGCTCCGGTCGCGGTTGCCGCCGCTCCGGCTGCCGCCGCCGCTCCCGCAGAGGAGAAGACGGAATTCGACGTCATCCTGAAAGCGATCGGCCAGCAGAAGATTCAGGTCATCAAGGCGGTCCGCGAGATCACCGGCCTGGGCCTGAAGGAAGCGAAGGACCTTGTCGACGGCGCTCCGAAGCCGGTCAAGGAAGGCGTTTCCAAGGACGACGCTGCAGCGATGGAGGAAAAACTCAAGGCCGCGGGCGCGGAAGTCGAAATCAAGTAA
- the nusG gene encoding transcription termination/antitermination protein NusG, translating to MPEEAKWYVVHTYSGYENKVASNLEKTVENRQLHDLIQQILVPTETVTEIKDDKKRDVERKIFPGYVLVKMILTDESWYVVRNIRGCTGFVGPSSKPIPLTDEEVARLGVEKKEIEVSYDVGDSVQIIDGPLEGFVGVVEEVDKEKNRVRVTVSMFGRETPVELELNQAQAME from the coding sequence TTGCCAGAGGAAGCTAAGTGGTATGTGGTTCATACTTATTCCGGCTATGAAAACAAGGTAGCCTCCAATCTTGAAAAAACGGTGGAGAACCGCCAGCTTCACGACCTGATCCAGCAGATTCTGGTCCCGACCGAAACCGTCACCGAAATCAAGGATGACAAAAAGCGCGATGTGGAGCGGAAGATCTTCCCGGGCTACGTCCTTGTGAAGATGATCTTAACCGATGAATCCTGGTATGTGGTGCGGAATATCCGCGGCTGCACGGGATTCGTGGGGCCCTCCTCCAAACCGATTCCTCTGACGGACGAGGAAGTGGCGAGGCTTGGCGTTGAAAAGAAAGAGATTGAGGTTTCTTACGATGTCGGCGATTCCGTCCAGATTATCGACGGGCCCCTCGAAGGGTTTGTCGGCGTTGTGGAAGAGGTCGACAAGGAAAAGAACCGGGTCCGCGTCACGGTTTCAATGTTCGGACGCGAAACGCCGGTCGAGCTTGAGCTGAATCAGGCCCAGGCCATGGAATGA
- the rpmG gene encoding 50S ribosomal protein L33, protein MRTKVTLACTECKQRNYNTMKNKKNDPDRLEMTKYCRFCRKHTLHRETK, encoded by the coding sequence ATGAGGACCAAGGTAACGTTAGCCTGCACAGAATGCAAACAGCGCAATTACAACACCATGAAGAACAAGAAAAATGATCCGGACAGGCTTGAGATGACCAAGTACTGCAGGTTCTGCAGGAAACATACGCTTCACAGAGAAACGAAGTAA
- the secE gene encoding preprotein translocase subunit SecE produces the protein MADKSEKKENFFARTGKSVSKFFRETKSEAKKMVWPTPRSVFKNTGVVLATIIVIGLFVFGLDTLLVNLLGLIMNVAG, from the coding sequence ATGGCCGATAAAAGTGAAAAGAAAGAAAACTTTTTTGCCAGAACAGGGAAAAGCGTCTCCAAATTCTTTCGCGAAACGAAAAGCGAAGCCAAGAAGATGGTCTGGCCCACTCCTCGCTCCGTATTCAAGAACACCGGCGTCGTTCTGGCCACCATTATCGTCATTGGACTGTTTGTTTTCGGGCTGGATACGCTGCTGGTCAACCTGCTCGGGCTGATTATGAATGTCGCGGGCTGA
- a CDS encoding metallophosphoesterase family protein, whose protein sequence is MIYLTADTHGELRRFDSPQMRRLKAGDTLIVCGDFGFIWDGGPAEEKILKKLGKKKYGILFLDGAHENYDLLEKYPASQWNGGKVRQISGNLYHLMRGQVYEIEGKKIFAFGGGESSEKQLRMEAGKWWEREMPTMEEMREGAENLKAVGRQVDYIVTHTPPPKMGPGPSEPGTDGKNQLEAFFEQITKQVSYEKWFFGSLHIDRKVTYKNYAVFEGVLPAWEIPSKHHFKK, encoded by the coding sequence ATGATCTATCTGACTGCCGATACGCATGGGGAGCTGCGCCGATTTGATTCTCCTCAGATGCGCAGGCTGAAAGCGGGGGACACGCTGATTGTCTGCGGGGATTTCGGATTTATCTGGGACGGAGGCCCGGCGGAGGAAAAGATCCTGAAAAAGCTGGGCAAAAAAAAATACGGAATTCTGTTTCTGGACGGGGCGCATGAAAATTATGATCTGTTGGAGAAATACCCCGCCTCCCAGTGGAACGGCGGCAAGGTGCGGCAGATCAGCGGCAATCTGTATCATTTGATGCGCGGTCAGGTTTATGAAATCGAGGGAAAGAAAATTTTTGCCTTCGGCGGCGGTGAAAGCAGCGAAAAGCAGCTGCGCATGGAGGCCGGGAAATGGTGGGAACGGGAAATGCCCACCATGGAGGAGATGCGCGAGGGCGCCGAGAATTTGAAAGCCGTGGGAAGACAGGTGGATTATATCGTCACCCACACGCCGCCGCCGAAAATGGGACCCGGACCGTCCGAACCTGGGACGGATGGGAAAAATCAGCTGGAAGCGTTCTTTGAGCAGATCACGAAGCAGGTCAGCTATGAAAAGTGGTTTTTCGGCTCCCTGCATATCGACCGAAAGGTCACCTATAAAAACTACGCGGTGTTTGAGGGGGTTCTCCCGGCCTGGGAGATTCCGTCGAAACACCACTTCAAAAAGTAA